A window from Solea senegalensis isolate Sse05_10M linkage group LG15, IFAPA_SoseM_1, whole genome shotgun sequence encodes these proteins:
- the fgf8a gene encoding fibroblast growth factor 8 — protein MRAISSRHRYLLLHLFAMCYYTQVTNQSPPNFTQHVSEQSKVTDRMSRRLIRVYQLYSRTSGKHVQVLPNKKINAMAEDGDVHAKLIVETDTFGSRVRIKGAETGFYICMTKRGKLIGKKNGQGHDCIFTEIVLENNYTALRNARFESWYMAFTRRGRPRKGSRTRQHQREVHFMKRLPRGQQPAHSSSHRAFDFIHYPFSQRTKRARYSSER, from the exons ATGCGAGCCATCTCATCCAGACACCGCTATCT GCTACTGCACTTATTTGCCATGTGCTACTACACTCAG GTAACCAATCAGTCCCCGCCTAATTTCACGCAGCATGTAAGCGAGCAGAGTAAAGTGACGGACCGCATGAGCCGCAGGTTGATCCGGGTCTACCAGCTGTACAGTCGAACCAGCGGCAAACACGTCCAGGTCCTGCCCAACAAGAAGATCAACGCCATGGCCGAGGACGGAGACGTTCACG ctaAACTCATTGTGGAAACGGACACATTTGGGAGCCGAGTGCGCATTAAGGGAGCTGAGACAGGCTTCTACATCTGCATGACCAAGAGGGGGAAGCTCATCGGCAAG aAAAATGGCCAAGGTCACGACTGCATCTTCACCGAGATCGTTCTGGAGAATAACTACACAGCGTTAAGGAATGCCCGCTTCGAGAGCTGGTACATGGCCTTCACTCGCCGCGGGCGGCCACGGAAGGGCTCGCGGACGCGCCAGCACCAACGTGAAGTCCATTTCATGAAGAGGTTGCCAAGGGGGCAGCAGCCCGCACACTCCAGCAGTCACCGGGCTTTTGACTTCATCCACTACCCGTTCAGTCAAAGGACTAAACGTGCACGATACTCATCGGAGCGCTAA